One genomic window of Falco peregrinus isolate bFalPer1 chromosome 18, bFalPer1.pri, whole genome shotgun sequence includes the following:
- the HUWE1 gene encoding LOW QUALITY PROTEIN: E3 ubiquitin-protein ligase HUWE1 (The sequence of the model RefSeq protein was modified relative to this genomic sequence to represent the inferred CDS: inserted 4 bases in 3 codons; deleted 5 bases in 5 codons; substituted 1 base at 1 genomic stop codon) produces the protein PASHPLLVRHADHGALGLGTGTATTRLAQGLGRSQRTLRQLTANAGHTIHVHYPGARQPNPPLILQRLLGPSAAADILQLSSSLPLQSRGRARLLVGNEDVHIIARSDDELLDDFFHEQGSAGSQAGTLSSIPTALTRWTEECKVLDAESMHDCVSVVKVPILARLEALRDEELDERREKRRRQAAEEEAKGTERGPEDKDGPDAQVRGTPDTPPMRRPRPPPASTDVTSPEHSETTGETPPSRSPPDFGDVGTDASTPRYPPRSPPNSHSSPPNPPNMKRGGPGRPPQDAEATQMELSPAPTITSLSPERAEDSDALTAVSSQLEGSPMDTSSLASCTLEESGGGPPPPTAPQNPPGTPQGTPPAPSDAAQPPDDSSPPASSSESSSTRDSAVAISGADSRGILEEPLPSTSSEEEDPLAGISLPEGVDPSFLAALPDDIRREVLQNQLGIRPPARAPPTPXSPAPPVVANPGLTEVSPEFXAALPPAIQEEVLAQQRAEQQRRELAQATSSDAPMDPVTFIQTLPSELRRSVLEDMEDSVLAVMPPDIAAEAQALRREQEARQRQLMHERLFGHSSTSALSAILRSPAFTSRLSGNRGVQYTRLAVQRGGTFHMGGSSSHSRPSGSSVDSLLRLRGRLLLDHEALSCLLVLLFVDEPKLNTSRLHRVLRNLCYHAPTRGWVVRSLLSILQRSSESELCLEAPRGPPIAEERPRRASGRAGSAAGATVEPRGLDLLHRVEARSSGQLSWLSVSMDAALGCRTNIFQIQRVPGRKHTEKHAAAAGSAVHIHPQAAPVVCRHVLDTLIQLAKVFPSHFTQQRGRDPTNEPERDRGPPKSGGSPCPPLPPQTPPAPPPPAPTIRRSPRQPFLLPPATSRPIFSVGKAKVRQKTGAGGGGPEPETAGLGLEASPLGQLMNMLSHGVIRRSALLTEKLLRLLSLISIALPEGGKGGEGGDTPKRHGGGWWRCCSLESAGAGRQHREWRRRGRRGGAAGAPTKSAKSPAKGSEGGSPDPRMAATGLTESQLQLSVEVLTSHSCSEEGLEDAANVLLQLSRGDAGTRDTVLRLLLSGARQLGATLCRQIGTLLAELREYNLEQQRRAQSEAPSPEGLPEEQPPSAKLKGKMQSRFDTAESVVIVASQKRALGGRELQLPSMSVLTSKTSTQRFFLRVLQVIIQLRDDTRRAHKKAKQAGRLGAGGLGAAGSIQAAVRQLEAEADAIIQMVREGQRARRRQQADTSEAGQADSAPRRDESPMDVDQPSPAPQDAPSVGSEGSQGGERDERPPELPLLSEQLCLDELWDMLGECLKELEESHDQHAVLVLQPAVEAFFLVHATERESKPPVRDTRESQLAHIKDEPPPLSPAPLTPATPSSLDPFFSREPSSMHISASLPPDTQKFLRFAETHRTVLNQILRQSTTHLADGPFAVLVDYIRVLDFDVKRKYFRQELERLDEGLRKEDMAVHVRRDHVFEDSYRELHRKSPEEMKNRLYIVFEGEEGQDAGGLLREWYMIISREMFNPMYALFRTSPGDRVTYTINPSSHCNPNHLSYFKFVGRIVAKAVYDNRLLECYFTRSFYKHILGKSVRYTDMESEDYHFYQGLVYLLENDVSTLGYDLTFSTEVQEFGVCEVRDLKPNGANVLVTEENKKEYVHLVCQMRNDRXAAGAIRKQLAAFLEGFYEIIPKRLISIFTEQELELLISGLPTIDIDDLKANTEYHKYQGNSIQIQWFWRALRSFDQADRAKFLQFVTGTSKVPLQGFAALEGMNGIQKFQIHRDDRSXDRLPSAHTCFNQLDLPAYESYEKLRHMLLLAIQECSEGFGLA, from the exons CCGGCCAGCCACCCGCTGCTGGTGCGTCACGCTGACCACGGCgcgctggggctgggcaccGGCACCGCCACCACCCGCCTGGCGCAGGGCTTGGGGCGCAGCCAGCGCACCCTCCGCCAGCTGACGGCCAACGCCGGCCACACCATTCACGTCCACTACCCTGGCGCCCGCCAGCCCAACCCCCCCCTCATCCTGCAGCG GCTGCTGGGCCCCTCGGCGGCGGCCGACatcctgcagctgagcagcagcctgcccctgcagagccgcggccgggcccggctCCTGGTGGGCAACGAGGACGTCCACATCATCGCCCGCTCCGACGACGAGCTGCTCGATGACTTTTTCCACGAGCAGGGCAGcgctggcagccaggcag GGACCCTCTCGAGCATCCCCACTGCCCTGACGCGCTGGACGGAGGAGTGCAAGGTGCTGGATGCCGAGAGCATGCACGACTGCGTCTCGG TGGTAAAGGTGCCCATCCTGGCCCGGCTGGAAGCTCTGCGCGATGAGGAGCTGGAT GAGCGGCGAGAGAAACGCCGGCGGCAGGCGGCCGAGGAAGAAGCCAAAGGCACTGAACGGGGCCCTGAGGATAAAGATGGGCCTGATGCCCAGGTGAGGGGCACCCCAGACACCCCTCC GATGCGGCGTCCAAGGCCGCCACCCGCCTCCACTGATGTCACCTCCCCAG AACACAGCGAAACGACGGGAGAGACCCCCCCCTCCCGGTCCCCACCGGACTTTGGTGATGTTGGAACCGACGCCAGCACCCCCAGATACCCCCCCAGGAGCCCCCCAAATTCCCACTCgtccccccccaaccccccgaACATGAAGAGGGGGGGGCCCGGACGACCCCCCCAAGATGCCGAAGCCACCCAAATGGAGCTGTCACCCGCTCCTACCATCA CATCACTGTCCCCAGAGCGAGCAGAGGACTCGGACGCGTTGACGGCGGTGAGCAGCCAACTGGAAGGATCCCCCATGGACACCTCGAGTTTGGCTTCTTGTACCTTGGAAGAATCCGGGGGGGGCCCCCCACCTCCAACAGCCCCCCAAAATCCTCCCGGGACCCCCCAGGgaaccccccccgccccctccgaTGCTGCTCAGCCCCCTGACGATAG CTCCCCCCCTGCCTCATCCTCGGAGAGTTCGTCCACCCGGGATTCAGCTGTCGCCATCTCGGGAGCCGACTCGCGGGGGATTTTGGAGGAGCCCCTGCCTTCCACCAGCAGCGAGGAGGAGGACCCTCTGGCCG GGATCAGCCTGCCCGAAGGGGTGGACCCCTCGTTCCTGGCGGCCCTGCCGGATGACATCCGCCGGGAGGTGCTGCAGAACCAGCTGGGGATCCGCCCCCCGGCCCGTGCCCcgcccacccc cagccccgccccccccgtgGTGGCCAATCCCGGCCTGACCGAGGTCAGCCCCGAGT CTGCCGCCCTGCCCCCGGCCATCCAGGAGGAG GTGCTGGCGCAGCAGCGCGCGGAGCAGCAGCGGCGGGAGCTGGCGCAGGCAACGAGCTCGGACGCCCCCATGGACCCGGTGACCTTCATCCAGACGCTGCCCTCGGAGCTGCGGCGCTCGGTGCTGGAGGACATGGAGGACAGCGTGCTGGCCGTCATGCCGCCCGACATCGCCGCCGAGGCGCAGGCACTGCGGCGCGAGCAGGAGGCGCGGCAGCGGCAGCTCATGCACGAGAGGCTCTTCGGCCACTCCAGCACCTCCGCGCTCTCGGCCATCCTCCGCAGCCCCG CCTTCACCAGCCGGCTGAGCGGGAACCGGGGGGTGCAGTACACCCGCCTGGCCGTCCAGCGTGGCGGCACCTTCCACatggggggcagcagcagccacagcag GCCGTCGGGGAGCAGCGTGGACAGCCTCTTACGTCTCCGGGGTCGTTTATTGTTGGATCACGAAGCTCTTTCCTGCCTCTTGGTGCTGCTTTTCGTCGACGAACCCAAACTCAACACCAGCCGCCTCCACCGCGTCCTGCGGAACCTCTGCTACCACGCTCCCACCCGCGGCTGGGTGGTCCGCAGCCTCCTCTCCATACTGCAGCGCAGCAGCGAGAGCGAGCTTTGCCTCGAAGCCCCTCGCGGC CCCCCCATAGCTGAAGAAAGACCGCGACGAGCGAGCGGACGAGCCGGTAGCGCGGCCGGCGCAACTGTTGAACCTCGTGGTTTAGATTTATTACATCGCGTAGAAGCTCGAAGTTCGGGACAACTTTCCTGGCTTTCCGTTTCTATGGATGCGGCTTTGGGTTGTCGTACCAACATCTTCCAGATCCAACGAGTTCCCGGACGGAAACATACGGAAAAACAcgcggccgccgccggttcCGCTGTTCAcatccatccccaggcagcccctgtTGTCTGCCGGCACGTCCTCGATACCCTCATCCAGCTGGCCAAG GTCTTCCCTAGCCACTTCACCCAACAACGAGGTCGAGACCCGACGAACGAACCGGAGCGAGACCGCGGCCCCCCAAAATcagggggcagcccctgcccccccctaCCTCCACaaacccccccagcccccccgccccccgcccccaccaTCCGGCGCTCCCCCCGCCagcccttcctcctgcctccgGCAACCTCTCGACCGATTTTT TCAGTCGGAAAGGCAAAAGTTCGGCAAAAAACGGGAGCAGGAGGCGGAGGGCCGGAGCCGGAGACGGCGGGTTTGGGTTTAGAAGCGTCACCTTTGGGTCAACTGATGAATATGTTGTCCCACGGCGTTATCCGCCGGAGCGCGCTCCTGACGGAAAAGCTGCTCCGTCTCCTTTCCCTGATCTCCATCGCTCTTCCTgaaggggggaagggaggcGAAGGGGGGGACACCCCAAAACGTCACGGTGGCGGCTGGTGGCGGTGCTGCTCCCTCGAGTCCGCCGGCGCAGGGCGGCAACACCGGGAATGGCGGCGCCGGGGGAGGCGGGGTGGCGCAGCTGGGG CCCCCACCAAGAGCGCCAAGTCCCCGGCCAAAGGCTCGGAGGGGGGCAGCCCCGACCCCCGGATGGCAGCCACGGGACTGACCGagagccagctccagctctccGTGGAG GTGCTGACGTCCCACTCGTGCTCGGAGGAAGGCCTGGAGGACGCGGCCAACGTTCTCCTCCAGCTGTCGCGGGGCGACGCGGGCACTCGGGACACTGTCCTGCGGCTGCTGCTGAGCGGGGCCCGGCAGCTGGGGGCCACCCTCTGCCGCCAGATCG GTACGTTGTTGGCAGAACTGCGGGAGTATAACCTGGAGCAGCAGCGGCGAGCGCAGAGCGAGGCTCCGTCCCCCGAGGGGCTCCCCGAGGAGCAGCCCCCCAGCGCCAAGCTCAAGGGCAAGATGCAGAGCCG GTTCGACACAGCGGAGAGCGTGGTGATCGTGGCGTCGCAGAAGCGGGCGCTGGGCgggcgggagctgcagctgccctcCATGTCGGTCCTCACCTCCAAGACCTCCACGCAGCGCTTCTTCCTGCGCGTCCTGCAGGTCATCATCCAGCTCCGCGACGACACCCGCCGGGCGCACAAGAAAGCCAAGCAGGCCGGCCGCCTGG GCGCCGGGGGCCTCGGGGCGGCTGGCAGCATCCAGGCAGCCGTCCGGCAGCTGGAGGCCGAGGCCGACGCCATCATACAAATGGTACGTGAGGGCCAGAGGGCCCGGAGGCGGCAGCAGGCAGACACG TCGGAGGCCGGGCAGGCGGACAGCGCTCCCCGTCGCGATGAGTCGCCCATGGATGTGGACCAGCCCTCGCCTGCCCCACAGGATGCCCCTTCCGTGG GCTCGGAGGGTTCGCAGGGCGGGGAGCGGGACGAACGCCCCCCCGAGCTGCCCCTGCTGAGcgagcagctctgcctggacgagctctgggacatgctgggaGAGTGCctgaaggagctggaggaaTCCCACGACCAGCACGCTGTCCTCG TGCTACAGCCAGCGGTGGAGGCGTTCTTCCTGGTGCACGCCACGGAGCGGGAGAGCAAGCCGCCGGTGCGGGACACGCGGGAGAGCCAGCTGGCCCACATCAAGGACGAGCCCCCACCTTTGTCACCTGCTCCCCTGacccccgccacc ccctcctccctcgACCCCTTCTTCTCCCGAGAACCTTCTTCCATGCACATCTCGGCCAGCCTGCCCCCCGACACCCAGAAATTCCTGCGCTTCGCTG AGACCCACCGGACGGTGCTGAACCAGATCCTGCGCCAGTCCACCACGCACCTGGCGGATGGGCCCTTCGCCGTCCTGGTGGACTACATCCGCGTCCTCGACTTCGACGTCAAGCGCAA GTATTTCCGACAGGAGCTGGAGCGGCTGGACGAGGGGCTGCGGAAGGAGGACATGGCCGTCCACGTCCGCCGTGACCACGTTTTTGAGGACTCCTACCGCGAGCTGCACCGCAAATCCCCGGAGGAGATGAAGAACCGCCT GTACATCGTGTTTGAGGGCGAGGAGGGCCAGGATGCGGGGGGTCTCCTGCGGGAGTGGTACATGATCATCTCGCGGGAGATGTTCAACCCCATGTACGCGCTGTTCCGCACCTCGCCGGGTGACAGGGTCACCTACACCATCAACCCCTCCTCCCACTGC AACCCCAACCACCTCAGCTACTTCAAGTTTGTGGGGCGCATCGTGGCCAAGGCCGTCTACGACAACCGTCTCCTCGAGTGTTATTTCACCCGTTCCTTCTACAAGCACATCCTGGGCAAGTCTGTCCG GTACACGGACATGGAGAGCGAGGACTACCACTTCTACCAGGGCCTGGTGTACCTGCTGGAGAACGACGTCTCCACCCTGGGCTACGACCTCACCTTCAGCACTGAG GTGCAGGAATTTGGGGTGTGCGAGGTGCGGGACCTGAAGCCCAACGGGGCCAACGTGCTGGTGACGGAGGAGAACAAGAAGGAGTACGTGCACCTCGTCTGCCAGATGCGCAATGACCGGTGAGCGGCCG GCGCCATCCGGAAGCAGCTGGCCGCCTTTCTGGAGGGTTTCTATGAGATTATCCCCAAACGCCTCATCTCCATCTTCACGGAGCAAGAGCTGGAGCTCCTCATCTCGGGGCTGCCCACCATCGACATCGACGACCTCAAGGCCAACACGGAGTACCACAAGTACCAGGGCAACTCCATCCAG ATCCAGTGGTTCTGGCGAGCGCTGAGGTCCTTCGACCAAGCGGATCGGGCCAAGTTCCTGCAGTTCGTGACAGGGACATCCAAGGTGCCGCTGCAGGGCTTCGCCGCTCTGGAG GGGATGAACGGCATCCAGAAATTCCAGATCCACCGGGACGACCGCT ACGACCGCCTGCCCTCCGCCCACACCTG